The Deinococcus yavapaiensis KR-236 DNA window CACGGCGTCGTTGGAGAAGGCGTCCTTGAGGCTCGGAATCGGCAGGAGGATGGGAAGGTCGCGTCCGCGCATCGCGCGTTCGACCGCCTTGCCGGGGTCGGGCAGCAGCGACGTGTCCACGGCGACGAGTCCGAAGCGGTTGGACAGCACGAGGGCTTCGAGCTCCTTGGCGGCAGTTTCGGGCGTGGCTTCCACGACTTCGACGCCCGCCAAACGGTAGCCCGTGGCCGTCTCGGAGTCGGCGAGGACGGCGACGCGGTGAAGATCGGTGGCAGTGGGAGTGGTCATGATTCGATGCTCACTTCGCGGCGCAGCGCTTCGGCAGGCACGCCGTAGAACTTGCCGCGCCCGATGAGGCGGAGCTTGGCGATCTCGATTTCCTTACGACGCAAGAAGTCCACGACGACACCTACACCGAGGGGATCTCCCATGGCGACGCTGCGGGCCGCTTCGTCTTGCATGCGGCGCGCGGCGATCTCGGCGTCCTCGAGGGTCGGCGCGTCGAGAATCGCCGACAGGCCGGGGGCGGCTCCGGCATCGCCGGCGACGGCGCGGGTGAATCCGCTCGCGTCGAGGTCCGAGCCGCCGCCCACGAACAGCGACGCGTCGACGCTTTGGCCGCGCAGGGCGCGGGCCGTGAGGGCGTTGGTGACGTCGATTTCGCGGCCGAGGTAGCGGCGGAGGCTCGTTTCTCGCGACACGCGCAGCGCGTGACGGTAGTAGCCTTGGTCGAGCGCCACCTCGAGGTCGAGCAGGCGGCCAGTAGAGTTGAACGCGGCGACGCCGTCTCTGAACGCGCGAGCGAGCGGGTGTCCCGTGAGGCCGATAGCCTGGGCGGCGCTGCCGAGATCGCCGGAGTTCGCCGCGCTTTGCAGGGCGCTGCGCTTGAGGCTTCCTCCGGGCACGAGACCCGACAGGATGTTCTCGGCAGGACGACCCGACACGATGCCCCGCGCGAGGGTCTTGAGGTTGGTGAGGTCCCAGCGTCCGAGCAGGACGCCGATCTCGGTCTTCGAGTCACCTTCGGCAAGGCGGTACACCTTGTTGACGGTGTTGAAGAAGTTGCGCGAAAGCGCTTCGTCGAGTTCGGTGAGTCCCGCGCCTTCGGTCGTGGCGTCGCCGAGATCGGCGGACACCTCGCTTTCGGACAGGACGCGCAGGAACTCTTGGAAGCTGCTCGCTTCGAGGGCCGCGTCGAGACGCCGCCCGTCGAGCAACTTGGTCCGCATAACCTTCACGCGGGCGTTAATGTAGCTGAAGTCGTCGGGCATGCGGCGTCCTTACTCGGCGAAGACCTGGGCGACTTGCGGCGCGATGGCGTCGCGAACGCGGGCGAGACGGCCGAGCAGCGTGTTCGTGATGCCGCTTTTGCCGCTCTTGCCCACCGCGCGTACGCCTCCGGAGACGGCCGGGTTGGGACGCACCTCCAAGCCGGGCGCGAGTTCCATCGCGAGCGCGACGTCGGCGGGATTCACTTCGAGCGCTTCGATGTCACCGATCGCTTCACGTGCTTCGGCGATGAGTCGCGAGAGGATTTCTCGGTACTCGGGCAAGCCCGTCACGCCTTGCAGTTGCTGTTCGGCGATTTCGAAGGCGCGCTTCATGCCCGAGTCGGAGGCGTTGAGGCGCGCGGCGCTGACTTCGAGCGTGGCGCTCGATTGGGCGCGCACGACTCCGGCCTGCAGTTGGCTGTCGAGCAGACGCTTGCGGCTGTCGAGCGTGGCTTGGGCCTGCTCGCTCGCAGCGCGCACGATGGCCTCGGCCTGCTCGCGCCCGGAAGCGCGAATGCGTTCGATCTCGGCGCGCGCTTCGTTTTCGAGAAGCTGATCGAGCGCCATATCAGATCAGGAAGAGCGCCAGGAAGCCGAAGATGACGAGGGTTTCCGGGAGCAGGAAGTAGATGAGGAGGCGGCCTGCTTGGCCGGGATCTTCGGCGACGGCGCCGACGAGGGCGGAACCGATGCGCGACTGCGCGATGCCCGTGCCCACGGCGCCGAGACCGAGCGCGAGACCTTGACCGATCGCCGTGAGGCCTTCGCCGAGGTTGGTGGAGCCCGCTTCGGCCGTACCCGCTTCTTGAGCGAGGGCGGCACCAGCGAGGGCGAGGACGAGGATGGCGGCCATGCGTTTGGTGTTCTTGTTCATACGGTCTCCTAGAGGATTATTTTTTGCTCCCAGCAGGGCTGAGGCGGCGGAAGGGAGTGTACTTCGGGCTGGTTTCGTTGTGGTACCCGGTCGGGTTGAGGAACTCGACGAAGTGAAGACGCAACGGTTGCAGAATGTGCCCGATGAGGGTCAAGGCGAGCGCGAGCGCGTGCAAGGCGAGCGCGATGGCCGCTCCGAGGATCGCGGCGAGAATGCCGAAGACGATGTTGTTCGCGGCGCCCGCTTGGAAGATGCTCCAGCCGAGATCGGTGGACAGCTTGGCGAGCTGCGCGGACACGAGGCCGACGGCGAAGAGACGAGCGTAGCTGACGATCGCGCCACCTTGCGACATGAGTTCGACGACCATGAGCCAGACCTTCGACACGATCACCCCGACGACGAACACGAGGAAGCCCGCGTACATCACGAGGACGAGCGGATTGCCGAAGTTCGTCGCCGCGCCAAGGTTCTTGCCTGCGCTCGACACGAAGGCCAGCATGATGAGGCCGACGAGGCCGCCTAGCATGCCCAGCGCTTCCCACAAGTGGTGACGATCGCCGTGGTCGAGGCTCAGCTTCACGCGAATTGCCCAGCCCCACAGCACTTGCAGAATGCCGAAGGCGAGCGCGAACAGGAGTGCGGTGTTGGCGAACTCCGTCTCGATGCGAGGCCACACGATGGGGATGAGCCCGCTGTGACGGCCGTCGTTGATGTAGAAGATGTGCAGGTGCTCGAAGAGGGTGCCGAGGAACTCACCGGTGAGAAGACCCCAGACGATCGACCAAGCGGCCATCATGTTCGTGATGAAGCCGAGGCTGCGCAGCGCGTCGGGCTGCACATACGTTCCGAAGAAGCTGAGGTCCCAGCCTTCGCCTCGGCGCGCCTTACCCAAGAACCACATGCCCGCCGCGAGGAACATCAGGCCGAACGCGATGTCGGCGATGATGTAGCCGAAGAAGAACGGGAAGAACAGCGCGATGACCCACGTCGGATCGAACGTGCCGTAACGCGGCAAGTTCAGCATGCCGAGCACCATCTCGAACGGCTTGACGTACGAGTTGTTCTTGAGCTGCACCGGCACGCGCTCGTCGTGAAGAACGTCGACATCGTGCATCTCGTAGCTGACGGCGGTGCCGAACTTGTCGAGGGCGGCCTTGAGGTCGGGCACGCGGTCCGTCGGGACGTAGCCTTCGAGCGCGAGGCTGTACTTGCCTCGCGCACCGAGCGACTGAACGTCGTACACGGCAACTTCGTCGGCGAGCGCGTCGCGAACGGCGAAGAGCGTGGGGCCGTTCGCCTCGGCGAGTCGGCGGCGTTCCTCTTCGAGGGCGCCGCGCGTCTCCTTGCCTTCACGCGAGAGGCGCTCCATTTCGGCCGCAGCGTCCGACAAAGGCATCCCGTCGAAGCGTCCGGGCAGGCGCAACTCGCCGAGACGCGCTTTGCCGAGGGCGGCGCGAGCCTTGTCGCGGTCTTCGCGCAGCACGGCGAGCAACCCCGCGTACACTTCGGTCTTGCCCGTGTTGACTTTGCGGGTTTCGAGCGCGTAGCGTCCCGCGAGGTTGCCGCTTTGCTGATCGCTCAAGACGGCGTCGAGGGCTTTAAGGTCATCGTCCTCGCGCGCCGTGAAAGGCAACAGGGCGATGCGGCGCGATCGATCGAGGACGCCGGCGAGGTTCGCGAGCGTCCTGACGACCTCACCGAAGGTGAGTGCCGCGTCGATGTCACTGTTGAGCTCGTTCAAGCGGCGCGCGACGTTGCCAGCGGGAGCGGCCGCGTCTTCGATGATGCTCGCGAACGATTCGCGGCTCGGCGTGTTCGACGTGGACGTCCGGTAGGCGCCGAGTTCCGACAAGGTGCTTTCAGCGCGGGCGAGGAGGCGTTCGGCGGTCTTGCGCGCCTCGGCTTCTGGGCCAGTGAGCGCGCCCGTCGAAAGGGGGCCAGACGAAATCGGCACGATGTGCAGCACGCCCGCGTCCTGAAGGGCGGAGATGATCGCCTTGTTGTCGCGTTTGCGACCGACGATCACGACTTGCTGCATTCTGTCGATCACGGCAGCACCGCCTTCAGGATCATGACGACCGCTTGCTCCAGCTTCCGTTCGCTGCGCTCGGTGGCGGCTTGCACTTCACGTTGTGCGTCGACGTGGGCGCGCTCGCGGATTTCCGCCGTGCGGGCCGCGAGAACTTGCTCGAACTCGGCTTGCATCTCGGCCAATTGCGCGTTCGCCTCTTGTTCGATGTGCGCGGCGCGAGCGCGTGCCGCCTCGATTTCACGGTCGGCTTCCGCCTTCGCAGCTTCGATTTGTTGGTCGAGCGCGAGTTCGCGGCTGGCAAGTTCACTTAGGATTCGACTCGAAGCGTCCAAACTGCTCCTCCTTTCCTGTTCTTCCACAAGCTTCGTGGCGAAGGGCACCCCACCCGAGGGAGTGAGATGCGTCTCGGCAAAGCCCGCTCACATTTGCTGAAAGCCTGACGCTTAGAGTCTGTCAAGCTCGGGCAAATACTATCACAAGCTTTCTTTTGGAAGGCGAGGGACAATTGACTTTCGAAAGCACGACCTCGTGAAGATGAGACGTGAATGCCGTGTGAAGTCACACGACAAATCCCTCAGCTTCTTAACCCATGGAGCATAAAACTCCGTCGGCGGGCACACAATTGAGCCAGGCGCCTACAGCCAGCGGATTCGAAGCGTCATTCGAAGCGTCAAGCGAGAGCCATGGCGAGGTCGGCCTCGGTAATTGGCCTCGACTGCGCTCCGACTTTCGTGGCGGCGAGCGCACCCGCCGCGTTGGCTGCCTTCGCGGCCTTCGACAACTTCATGCCGCTCAGAACGGCATGAGCGAACACCGCTGCGAACGTGTCGCCCGCTCCGGTCGTGTCCACGACGTCTTCGATCTCGATCGACTCGACGAGTTCGGTTTCGTCGGGCGTCCAAACGATGCTTCCCATCGCGCCGACCTTCACGATCACCTTGCCCGCGCCGCGCTCTTGCAAAGCCGCGAGGGCGGTGCTGATCGAGTGCGTGCCTGTCAGGTGCAAGAGTTCGTGCTGATTGAGCAGGATGTAGTCGGCACTGACGACGGAATCCATCAGGCGCTGACCCGCGGCGTTCACGGCACCGGTTCCAAGATCGATGAACACGGGCACAGCCGCCTTCTTGGCGTGCGCGATCGCCTTGACGGCGTACTCGCGTTGAGGTCCACCGATGAGGCTGTAAGCCGACACGATCAACGCCGAAGCGCTCTCGACATCCTTCTTCTTGAGCTTCGCGGCGTCCAATTGGCGATTCGCCGCCCCCGAAGAGATCATGGCCCGCTTTCCGTCGGGCGTCTGCATGACCGTGATGGTGCTCGTGAGATGATCGTCGTCGACTTGCACGGCGCTTTCGGACACGCCTTCCTCACGCACGAGGCGAAGCGCGTAGTCGGCGAAAGGATCTTTTCCGACGCGCGCGGCGAGAACGACGTTATGGCCGAGGCGCGCGAGGGTCACGCTGATCGTGCCGCCCGCGCCGCCCGGCTGCATGGACGCACGAATAGGCGCGATTTCCTCTCCCGGCCCTGGAATACGCTCCAAGTGGTAGAGGTGATCGACCGTCACGTCACCTATCACGAAGAACTTCACGAACACCTCCCGAGTTCAAGGCCGCCACACCGAGAAAGGCGAGCGAACCTGATGCTGCGTTGCTGACATGTCATGCTAACACGCCAAGTGCCTTGGCGACGTCATGCAGCGACACCAATGAAACGTCCTCGGCGCGCACGTCGGACCGCAAATCCGCCTGAGAAAGCGCGCGGTCGATCGCCTCCGAATCGAAGCCCGCCATCCGCAAGTTGTTTCGAAGCGTCTTGCGGCGATGAGAAAGCGCGACTTCCAACAACCGTACGAAGCCCGCGTCAGGCTTTTGTCCCGAGAAGTCGACCCGCACGACGCTCGACGTGACGTCGGGCGCCGGATAGAACGCGCCCTTCGGAACGTCACGAACGATTCTCGCCGAGCCATACATGGACACCAGCGCGCTCAGAAAGCCGTATCCATCCTCGCCGGGCCGCGCGCCAAGACGTTCGGCGACTTCACGTTGCACGAGAACCGTCGCGCTGAGAAAGCGTCCCGACTCCATGAAGCGCGTCAACAACGCCGTGGAGATGTAGTACGGCAAGTTCGCCACCACCCGGCTTCCCTCGGGAACGTGCCCGAAGTCGAACTTCAAGGCGTCGCCCCACACCACCTCGACGTCGAGTCCCGCCAACGTCTCGGCAAGAACGGGGCGCAAGCGCTCGTCCTTTTCCAAAGCGATCACACGCGCACCGCGCGAAGCGAGTTCACGCGTCAAGACGCCAAGGCCGGGGCCGACTTCCACGACCGTCTCCCCTGCCGCCGCTCCGCCCGCGTCCGCGATAAGACGCAGCACGTTGCCGTCGATCAGGAAGTTCTGACCGAGGCTCTTCGTGGGCCGCAAGCCGTGCCGCGCGAGAAGATCTCGCACGGTCTTCGGGGAGTACAGAGGCGGGTCGTTCGTCATCCGGCGCTTTCTGGGAGAAACGTTTCTGAGGTAGGCTCGCGCGTCAAGGCAAGCGAGCGTCGAGCAAGCGGGCGGCTTCGTCTTCGAGCACCCCGAGCGACACGGCGACTTCGGCGCTCAGCATGCCGCGGCACGCTCGCATGACCTGCCCCTCGGAGTCGGCGAGGCCGCGCTGCACGGCGCGGCGCGCGAGCGTGCCGAGCAAGCGCGCGACCTGCTCGATGTCGGCGAGGTCGAGGATGCCCTGCTCGACGCGAATGCGCTGAGGAAAGCTGGAGGGCAAGTCGAGATCCGGCTCGCCCAGCAAGTTCAGCAGCTCGGGAATGCGCGCTTCGGGCGTGACGCGCCGAAGGCCGAGCGCCTGCGCTTTGGCGACGGGAACGAGAACTTGCATTCCGGTCGAGCGAAGCTCGATGTCGTAGTACTCCTGCGTTTGGCCCAGCGCGGTGCGTTGCGTGCGGCCCCGCACGAACCCCGCGCCGTGCTTCGGATACACGATGGCGTCGCCCGGGGCGAGAGAAAGTTGCTGCGTCATGTCGCCTCCTTCAGCGTGGCACGAAGAGCCATTAAAGCACGCGCCGCGCCCCGAGGCAAATCGCAGTGGGACTCGTTCCGCGCCTCGTTTGCCCTATTCTTGACGACGTGAACGAACCCGTGACTTGGCAAGACGACCTTCGCTCCTCGCGCTTTGGCGAAGCGGCGGCGAGAGCGCGCGTAGCAGGCGCGGGCGCGGACATGCTCGCCGCCCTCGACGACCTCGCGACGGTGGAGCGCGAGGTGCGCGCCAAACGGTACGGCGTCGCTCGTCGCACCTTGAAGCGCTATCAGGAGAACTTGCAAGGTGTTCGAGACGCGAGCCTGCTTCGAGCGAGCGTGCCCGACGAGGGCGTGGCGCAAGGCATTGTCGCGTTGGAAGCCGTCGCGGAGGCGCGCCTCGCCGATCCCGACAAAGCGCTCGTCGCGCTCGAGCCCGCGTTCGTCCACCGCACGACAGCCGCCGAGGCCCAAAACGTTCTGGGAGTCATCCACGCCGTACTCGGTGATGAAGCGAGCGCCCGCGCTTCGTTCGACCGAGCGTTGGAAATCGACCCGAGGCACGACCGCGCCCTCACGAACATCGGCAACCTGTTTTTGGAGCGCGGCGAGTTGTCGGAAGCCGAGGCTTACTACCGGCGAGCCTTGGCGCTCAACCCCGACGCTCCGAACGCTCACCACAACCTCGCCGTCGTGCTGCGCAAGCAAAAGAAGGTAACGGCGTCCGTCCGCGCGCTCAAGAAGAGCCAGCGGCTGCTCGTACGGCAATCGAACGACGCGGGCCGCGAGGAAGCCCGCGAGCGTCTGGGCAAACTCGGCGTCGACCCCAGGAAAGTCGCGTGGGGCGTCATGATCGTCGCCGTCGTCTTGGCGGCCCCGATTCTTCTGAGAATCGTTCGAGGCGGGCCGCGCAGCGTGAGCACGCCCGAACTCGCGTTGGCCGTCTGCGCCCTCGCCCTCGCCTTCTTCATGATGTACCGCTCGAAGAACTGAGGTTCGATGATGTCCACCTTCGTCTTTTCCGCGGACGCGATTCGAGCGATCGACGAGGACTTGGAGCGCCTCGACTTGCTGGAGCTCACGATGGAGACGGCAGGCGCGAGGGTCGCGTGCCACGTGCACGAGCGCTTCGCGAGCGAGCGCCGAGCACACCCCTCGGGGCTGATCTTGGCGGGAAGCGGCGCCAACGGCGGCGACGCCTTCGTGGCCGCGCGACACCTGCTCGCCTTCGGTTGGCACGTCGAAGTGCTCGCGCTCGACACACGGCACCCCTTGGCCCTTCGCATGAGCACGCGCCTCGAAAGCTTCGCGTCGGTGCAGGCGTTGACGCCCGAGTCGCTTCGAGGAGCCTTGCCCAGCGCGAACGTCGTGCTCGACGGCTTGCTCGGCACGGGCTTCACGCCGCCGCTTCGCGCGCCACTCGACGACATCGTGCGGACTTTGAACGCGAGCGGGCGGACGATCGTGAGCATCGACGTGCCGAGCGGCCTGAGAAGCGACACCGTGGAACACGACTTATACGTGAAAGCAGATCTCACCCTCGCCCTCGTCGGGCCCAAGCCCGCCTTGCTTTTTCACGATCTCGGCGAGGTGGACGTGCTCGAGCTCGGGGTGCCGAACGAACTTCTCGAAAGGCACGCGGTGGCGCGCAACATCGACATGAACGCCGTGCGAAGCTTGCTGCCCGTCCGCTCGAAAGGCGCGCACAAGGGAACGGCAGGGCGCGTGTGGATTCTCGGCGGATCGCCCGGTTACGTCGGCGCGCCCGCCTTGAGCGCCTTGGGCGCGCTCAGGGCGGGCTCCGGCCTCGTCACGCTGTACGCCCGCACGTCCATCGAGCAGCATGCCCTCGAAGCCATGCCGCACCGCCTGGAGCGCTGGGAAGACTTGCCGAACGATTCGCGTCCCGACGCGCTCGCCGTCGGGATGGGCCTGCGCGAGGACGGTCCGGTCGTGGCCCGAATGGTGCTTGCGTGGCGCGTCAAGACGGTGCTGGATGCCGACGCGCTGCAGCCCGAGCTGGCGGGACTGGGGCACGACGAGGTCGTGTGGACGCCTCATCCGGGAGAAGCAGCCCGCTTGCTGAGCGGGAACGTGGAGGACGTGGCGCGCGACCCGTTCGGCAGCGTCCGGGCGCTGAGAAAGCGCTTCGGCGGAACGGTCGTGCTGAAGGGCGCGCCGACGCTCGTCGCTACGCGAGAGGGCGTGTACGCCTGCCCGTTCGGCAATCCGGGGATGGCGACGGGCGGCATGGGCGATGTTCTGTCGGGCGTGATCGCCTCGCTGCTCGGGCAGGGCTTGTCGGGCGCGGACGCGGCGGTCCTCGGCGTCGCTTTGCACGCCCTCGCCGGAGACGCGGCGGCAAAACGATACGGGTACGGCCTCGTCGCGTCCGACGTCGCCGAGGAGGTCGCGGCGACGTGGCATAACCTCACACGAGCGTTTTAGGAATCCTTTACAGTAAGGAGGACATGCAAGGCGACCTCGCAGATCTGCCCCTACTCGGCGTGCTCGAGCTCATGCACTTCAGCCGAAAAACTGGCGTGCTCGACGTGGACGGCGCCATTCCCTTCTCCTTGGCGTTCGTCGGCGGCGAGATCGTGGAGGGCGGCATTCTCGACTGGGTGGGAATCGACGCGGTTCTTTCGCTTCCCCTCTCGCCGGATCGCGGTCGCTTCGTCTTCACTTCGAACGAAAGCGGCGGACCGCCCCTCAAGCCCTTCTCACGCCTTATGGGCGATTGGGCGCACCTCGCCGACGAGTGG harbors:
- a CDS encoding V-type ATP synthase subunit F, which encodes MTTPTATDLHRVAVLADSETATGYRLAGVEVVEATPETAAKELEALVLSNRFGLVAVDTSLLPDPGKAVERAMRGRDLPILLPIPSLKDAFSNDAVDAKAYMGKLVRDTIGFDIKL
- a CDS encoding V0D/AC39 family V-type ATPase subunit; translated protein: MPDDFSYINARVKVMRTKLLDGRRLDAALEASSFQEFLRVLSESEVSADLGDATTEGAGLTELDEALSRNFFNTVNKVYRLAEGDSKTEIGVLLGRWDLTNLKTLARGIVSGRPAENILSGLVPGGSLKRSALQSAANSGDLGSAAQAIGLTGHPLARAFRDGVAAFNSTGRLLDLEVALDQGYYRHALRVSRETSLRRYLGREIDVTNALTARALRGQSVDASLFVGGGSDLDASGFTRAVAGDAGAAPGLSAILDAPTLEDAEIAARRMQDEAARSVAMGDPLGVGVVVDFLRRKEIEIAKLRLIGRGKFYGVPAEALRREVSIES
- a CDS encoding V-type ATP synthase subunit E, translated to MALDQLLENEARAEIERIRASGREQAEAIVRAASEQAQATLDSRKRLLDSQLQAGVVRAQSSATLEVSAARLNASDSGMKRAFEIAEQQLQGVTGLPEYREILSRLIAEAREAIGDIEALEVNPADVALAMELAPGLEVRPNPAVSGGVRAVGKSGKSGITNTLLGRLARVRDAIAPQVAQVFAE
- a CDS encoding V-type ATP synthase subunit K; amino-acid sequence: MNKNTKRMAAILVLALAGAALAQEAGTAEAGSTNLGEGLTAIGQGLALGLGAVGTGIAQSRIGSALVGAVAEDPGQAGRLLIYFLLPETLVIFGFLALFLI
- a CDS encoding V-type ATP synthase subunit I, giving the protein MIDRMQQVVIVGRKRDNKAIISALQDAGVLHIVPISSGPLSTGALTGPEAEARKTAERLLARAESTLSELGAYRTSTSNTPSRESFASIIEDAAAPAGNVARRLNELNSDIDAALTFGEVVRTLANLAGVLDRSRRIALLPFTAREDDDLKALDAVLSDQQSGNLAGRYALETRKVNTGKTEVYAGLLAVLREDRDKARAALGKARLGELRLPGRFDGMPLSDAAAEMERLSREGKETRGALEEERRRLAEANGPTLFAVRDALADEVAVYDVQSLGARGKYSLALEGYVPTDRVPDLKAALDKFGTAVSYEMHDVDVLHDERVPVQLKNNSYVKPFEMVLGMLNLPRYGTFDPTWVIALFFPFFFGYIIADIAFGLMFLAAGMWFLGKARRGEGWDLSFFGTYVQPDALRSLGFITNMMAAWSIVWGLLTGEFLGTLFEHLHIFYINDGRHSGLIPIVWPRIETEFANTALLFALAFGILQVLWGWAIRVKLSLDHGDRHHLWEALGMLGGLVGLIMLAFVSSAGKNLGAATNFGNPLVLVMYAGFLVFVVGVIVSKVWLMVVELMSQGGAIVSYARLFAVGLVSAQLAKLSTDLGWSIFQAGAANNIVFGILAAILGAAIALALHALALALTLIGHILQPLRLHFVEFLNPTGYHNETSPKYTPFRRLSPAGSKK
- a CDS encoding V-type ATPase subunit subunit G family protein is translated as MDASSRILSELASRELALDQQIEAAKAEADREIEAARARAAHIEQEANAQLAEMQAEFEQVLAARTAEIRERAHVDAQREVQAATERSERKLEQAVVMILKAVLP
- a CDS encoding carbohydrate kinase family protein; translation: MKFFVIGDVTVDHLYHLERIPGPGEEIAPIRASMQPGGAGGTISVTLARLGHNVVLAARVGKDPFADYALRLVREEGVSESAVQVDDDHLTSTITVMQTPDGKRAMISSGAANRQLDAAKLKKKDVESASALIVSAYSLIGGPQREYAVKAIAHAKKAAVPVFIDLGTGAVNAAGQRLMDSVVSADYILLNQHELLHLTGTHSISTALAALQERGAGKVIVKVGAMGSIVWTPDETELVESIEIEDVVDTTGAGDTFAAVFAHAVLSGMKLSKAAKAANAAGALAATKVGAQSRPITEADLAMALA
- the rsmA gene encoding 16S rRNA (adenine(1518)-N(6)/adenine(1519)-N(6))-dimethyltransferase RsmA — encoded protein: MTNDPPLYSPKTVRDLLARHGLRPTKSLGQNFLIDGNVLRLIADAGGAAAGETVVEVGPGLGVLTRELASRGARVIALEKDERLRPVLAETLAGLDVEVVWGDALKFDFGHVPEGSRVVANLPYYISTALLTRFMESGRFLSATVLVQREVAERLGARPGEDGYGFLSALVSMYGSARIVRDVPKGAFYPAPDVTSSVVRVDFSGQKPDAGFVRLLEVALSHRRKTLRNNLRMAGFDSEAIDRALSQADLRSDVRAEDVSLVSLHDVAKALGVLA
- a CDS encoding CarD family transcriptional regulator — translated: MTQQLSLAPGDAIVYPKHGAGFVRGRTQRTALGQTQEYYDIELRSTGMQVLVPVAKAQALGLRRVTPEARIPELLNLLGEPDLDLPSSFPQRIRVEQGILDLADIEQVARLLGTLARRAVQRGLADSEGQVMRACRGMLSAEVAVSLGVLEDEAARLLDARLP
- a CDS encoding tetratricopeptide repeat protein — its product is MNEPVTWQDDLRSSRFGEAAARARVAGAGADMLAALDDLATVEREVRAKRYGVARRTLKRYQENLQGVRDASLLRASVPDEGVAQGIVALEAVAEARLADPDKALVALEPAFVHRTTAAEAQNVLGVIHAVLGDEASARASFDRALEIDPRHDRALTNIGNLFLERGELSEAEAYYRRALALNPDAPNAHHNLAVVLRKQKKVTASVRALKKSQRLLVRQSNDAGREEARERLGKLGVDPRKVAWGVMIVAVVLAAPILLRIVRGGPRSVSTPELALAVCALALAFFMMYRSKN
- a CDS encoding NAD(P)H-hydrate dehydratase is translated as MMSTFVFSADAIRAIDEDLERLDLLELTMETAGARVACHVHERFASERRAHPSGLILAGSGANGGDAFVAARHLLAFGWHVEVLALDTRHPLALRMSTRLESFASVQALTPESLRGALPSANVVLDGLLGTGFTPPLRAPLDDIVRTLNASGRTIVSIDVPSGLRSDTVEHDLYVKADLTLALVGPKPALLFHDLGEVDVLELGVPNELLERHAVARNIDMNAVRSLLPVRSKGAHKGTAGRVWILGGSPGYVGAPALSALGALRAGSGLVTLYARTSIEQHALEAMPHRLERWEDLPNDSRPDALAVGMGLREDGPVVARMVLAWRVKTVLDADALQPELAGLGHDEVVWTPHPGEAARLLSGNVEDVARDPFGSVRALRKRFGGTVVLKGAPTLVATREGVYACPFGNPGMATGGMGDVLSGVIASLLGQGLSGADAAVLGVALHALAGDAAAKRYGYGLVASDVAEEVAATWHNLTRAF